The following proteins come from a genomic window of Macrobrachium nipponense isolate FS-2020 chromosome 32, ASM1510439v2, whole genome shotgun sequence:
- the LOC135207111 gene encoding probable glutamate receptor: MFVEQVPGKLAFFPKGSLVDILKIIYGKLGYCAEWVLGDGWQYGRQLANNSWTGLIGQLIRGEINATGTVLSQSSSRLSVIDFSVPLYMDTQAMIYKRPVILSDLAGFAKPFTGQVWLLFFISLVMAFLLTLVFHRYTDGFQQSKRSFSDAASVWVSTELTIGTLLSQPSAWTPRGAAMKIVIGTWFVASFVIGNVYRGNLKAMLILPKVRLPFDNLQELIESKIPTYLPVGSSLIQTVYEARPNSQFYQLQNQIVHETNIAKAKKMVTSGEVVAFTSQALLTYMIHEVYALTKSCPLYMASEKFFESTSISFAFPKGSPLTAKVNPIISRLKEAGILDHLYLRSSSFASLCLNADTFAGNSLRPLDIGDFYGVFSIFLGGLVLSLMVFILELIVNRLEKRK, encoded by the exons ATGTTCGTAGAGCAAGTGCCCGGTAAACTTGCATTCTTCCCCAAAGGCTCATTGGTCGACATACTGAAGATTATTTATGGTAAACTCGGATACTG CGCCGAGTGGGTCTTGGGGGATGGTTGGCAGTACGGGCGTCAGCTAGCGAACAACTCTTGGACCGGCCTTATTGGTCAGCTAATAAGAGgg GAAATAAATGCCACTGGGACTGTCCTAAGCCAAAGTTCCTCCCGGTTGTCAGTGATTGACTTCAGCGTCCCCCTTTACATGGACACTCAAGCGATGATCTACAAACGACCGGTCATTCTGTCGGATCTGGCGGGATTTGCCAAACCTTTTACTGGTCAG GTATGGCTGCTGTTCTTCATTTCGCTCGTCATGGCTTTCTTGTTAACGCTCGTCTTTCACCGCTACACGGACGGATTCCAGCAGTCCAAAAG ATCGTTCAGTGACGCGGCAAGTGTGTGGGTCTCTACTGAATTGACGATTGGAACTCTCCTGTCTCAGc CTTCCGCCTGGACGCCAAGAGGCGCTGCAATGAAGATTGTTATTGGAACATGGTTTGTGGCATCTTTTGTCATTGGTAATGTGTATCGAGGGAACTTGAAAGCGATGTTGATTCTGCCCAAGGTGCGTCTGCCATTCGACAACTTGCAAGAACTTATAGAGAGCAAGATACCAACATATTTACCTGTTGGAAGCTCTTTGATACAAACAGTTTAC GAAGCAAGACCCAACTCACAGTTCTACCAACTGCAGAACCAAATCGTACACGAAACTAACATCGCAAAGGCCAAAAAGATGGTGACATCGGGAGAGGTCGTAGCATTCACAAGCCAGGCCCTTCTAACTTATATGATACATGAAGTGTACGCTCTG ACCAAAAGCTGCCCGCTGTACATGGCGTCAGAGAAATTCTTCGAATCGACAAGTATCAGTTTCGCCTTCCCGAAAGGGTCTCCCCTGACAGCAAAGGTTAATCCCAT AATCTCCCGCCTGAAGGAAGCCGGCATTCTCGATCACCTGTACCTGAGGTCTTCCTCGTTCGCCTCGCTCTGTCTCAATGCCGATACCTTCGCTGGGAACAGCCTCCGTCCTCTGGACATCGGCGACTTCTACGGAGTGTTCAGCATCTTTCTCGGAG